CGCGAACGAATCGTAAAGGCAGGTGCGCAGCTGCTGGACTACGGTTAGCAATGTTCCTTGAAAACCGGTCTTGATCTGTACTAACAGCACCAGGCAGTAAGTGATCAGTGCAATAATGAGCTGGTTTTCCACCGCCCGCTGGCTCAGTCCGTAGAAGTGCTTGACGCGCAAATGCTGCTTGATCCACTTGAAGAACACTTCGATCTGCCAACGGTAGCGGTAGATGTCACTGATCTCGGCGGCCGAACGTTCAAAGTCATTGGTCAGGATGATGATCGGGTTGCCGTCGGTGTCTTCGGTTTCGATCAGCCGCAAGGGGTTTTTCATCCTGCTGATGCTGTTGATGCCAAGAATAACGTGCTGATCCTTTTGGACCTTACCGTTCGGGGCTACCGGCCTTTCGGCGATTACTTCTGTTACGGCGTTGCTTTTGAGGCGGGTCACAAAAAGAACGCCCCGGTCACAGTAGCGGTCAAACAACTTGTAGTCCAAGTAGGCCCGGTCGAACACGTTCAGCGCGCCTGCTTCCTCAACGACCAGCTCTTCCATTTTGGTCTTGTCGGACTGCTTGGCCGCGGTAACGGTTGCTTGGTCCGGCAGGGCCCTCCCGTTGTGGAAGGCCAGTCTAAGATGTAGCTTGACGCCGCCCCTGGCCTTCGTAAATACGGCCCAGGGGTACCGGGAAAAACACAGGCCTACGGTGGTGGAATCGATCAGGTACAGCCGGCCGAGGGCGTTGTTGACATTATGGACACCGTATTGCTTGATATATTCTCGAATTGTGTTCCGAAAAACATCCTCGACGATTTCCGGCGGCAGACTCCGCAATCTTCGGGATAACTGAGCGGGGCTGATTGATTCAAGTTGGACCATCCGACTCAGCCGGTCATCCTTGAGACTGCCGCTGATGGCACGCAATCCCCGGAGCTGCCCCAAATGGGCGAAGACTACAAGTTGGATCAGTTGTAGGGTGGCTAGTTTCTTGGCGTACCTATCAACCCCCAGGTGGATCAAGAGATTTCGGATCGAGTCAGAGAAAACCGGGCTAAACAGTTGCATAAAAGTGGATTTTGCGGTATCCTTGTCCTGCATAGTGATCTCCCTTATGAAGAGATTTGGGCAAGGACTACCTCTAATCTCTATTATAAGGGATTTTCCTTTGTTTGTCGAGTGTTTTAGCCTGTTTTCGCCCCAATTCGTCACTTGACAACCGCATGTCATGTTTAGGCAACGCTACTGG
This genomic stretch from Candidatus Diapherotrites archaeon harbors:
- a CDS encoding IS4 family transposase — translated: MQDKDTAKSTFMQLFSPVFSDSIRNLLIHLGVDRYAKKLATLQLIQLVVFAHLGQLRGLRAISGSLKDDRLSRMVQLESISPAQLSRRLRSLPPEIVEDVFRNTIREYIKQYGVHNVNNALGRLYLIDSTTVGLCFSRYPWAVFTKARGGVKLHLRLAFHNGRALPDQATVTAAKQSDKTKMEELVVEEAGALNVFDRAYLDYKLFDRYCDRGVLFVTRLKSNAVTEVIAERPVAPNGKVQKDQHVILGINSISRMKNPLRLIETEDTDGNPIIILTNDFERSAAEISDIYRYRWQIEVFFKWIKQHLRVKHFYGLSQRAVENQLIIALITYCLVLLVQIKTGFQGTLLTVVQQLRTCLYDSFASFVRKLYERHGPSSKGRRRMNHEAIFQETLRQVTAREADHLDDLTYDPVIL